One window of the Anolis sagrei isolate rAnoSag1 chromosome 5, rAnoSag1.mat, whole genome shotgun sequence genome contains the following:
- the SLC17A8 gene encoding vesicular glutamate transporter 3, producing MPFEVFSSLRERFLKPGKEVKNTVSNSLGHFQRKIDGTNLEEDNIELNEEGRPVRTANKPPLFDCYCCGLPKRYIIAIMSGLGFCISFGIRCNLGVAIVEMVNNNTIYINGKPELEKAQFNWDPETVGLIHGSFFWGYIVTQIPGGFIANKLAANRVFGAAIFLTSTLNMFIPAAARVHYGCVMFVRILQGLVEGVTYPACHGMWSKWAPPLERSRLATTSFCGSYAGAVVAMPLAGILVQYIGWSSVFYIYGMFGIIWYMFWLLHAYESPAVHPTITNEERTYIETSIGGANLVSASRFSTPWKRFFTSMPVYAIIVANFCRSWTFYLLLISQPAYFEEVFGFAISKVGLLSAVPHMVMTIIVPIGGQLADFLRSRQILTTTSVRKIMNCGGFGMEATLLLVVGYSHTKGVAISFLVLAVGFSGFAISGFNVNHLDIAPRYASILMGISNGVGTLSGMVCPLIVGAMTKHKTREEWQNVFLIAALVHYSGVVFYAIFASGEKQEWADPESLNEEKCGIIDEDELAEETELNNDSFVGPKKTYGATIQNDEGRRKGLQKQKGIGQDVEEQTSYQYEQGSFQDSS from the exons ATGCCTTTTGAGGTGTTCAGTTCACTAAGGGAGAGATTTCTTAAGCCTGGGAAAGAGGTGAAGAATACTGTTAGCAACTCACTGGGACACTTCCAAAG AAAAATTGATGGAACTAATCTAGAAGAGGATAATATTGAACTGAATGAAGAAGGAAGACCTGTGCGAACAGCAAACAAACCTCCTTTATTTGATTGCTATTGTTGTGGACTACCCAAACGCTACATCATTGCTATCATGAGTGGCTTGGGGTTTTGCATTTCCTTTGGAATTAGATGCAATCTTGGCGTTGCCATAGTGGAAATGGTTAACAACAACACTATCTATATCAATGGAAAACCAGAGCTCGAG AAAGCACAATTCAACTGGGATCCAGAAACAGTAGGACTCATTCATGGCTCATTTTTCTGGGGTTATATCGTTACGCAAATTCCAGGTGGCTTCATTGCAAATAAACTAGCAGCTAACAG AGTGTTCGGAGCTGCTATTTTTTTAACATCAACACTGAACATGTTCATTCCTGCTGCTGCCAGAGTACATTATGGTTGTGTGATGTTTGTGagaattttgcaaggtcttgtaGAG GGAGTCACCTATCCAGCATGCCATGGAATGTGGAGCAAAtgggctcctcctttggaaagaAGCAGGCTTGCAACCACATCTTTCTGTG GTTCCTACGCCGGAGCAGTGGTTGCTATGCCACTAGCAGGTATTTTGGTACAATACATAGGATGGTCATCTGTCTTTTATATATACG GAATGTTTGGAATTATCTGGTACATGTTCTGGCTTTTGCATGCCTATGAGAGCCCAGCCGTTCATCCAACAATAACCAATGAAGAAAGAACTTACATAGAAACAAGTATAGGAGGAGCCAATTTAGTCAGTGCCAGT AGATTTAGTACACCCTGGAAGCGATTTTTCACGTCAATGCCAGTGTATGCAATCATTGTGGCAAATTTTTGCAGAAGCTGGACTTTCTACTTACTGCTTATTAGTCAACCTGCCTACTTTGAAGAAGTCTTTGGATTTGCAATAAGTAAG gtTGGCCTTCTGTCTGCTGTTCCACATATGGTCATGACCATTATTGTACCCATTGGAGGTCAGCTAGCTGATTTTTTACGAAGCAGACAGATTTTGACAACAACTTCAGTCAGAAAAATAATGAATTGTGGAG GTTTTGGAATGGAAGCTACTTTACTTTTGGtggttggctattctcacacaaAGGGTGTGGCTATCTCTTTCTTGGTTTTAGCAGTAGGCTTTAGTGGATTTGCTATTTCAG GATTTAATGTCAATCACTTAGATATTGCACCCCGTTATGCCAGTATCCTCATGGGCATTTCCAATGGAGTAGGGACCTTGTCAGGAATGGTATGCCCTCTCATTGTTGGCGCAATGACTAAACATAAG ACTCGTGAAGAATGGCAAAATGTCTTCCTCATAGCAGCCCTGGTTCACTACAGTGGAGTGGTATTTTATGCCATCTTTGCTTCTGGTGAGAAACAGGAATGGGCGGATCCAGAAAGCCTGAATGAAGAAAAATGTGGAATAATTGATGAAGATGAACTAGCTGAAGAGACAGAACTGAATAATGATAGCTTTGTTGGCCCAAAGAAAACGTATGGCGCTACTATTCAAAATGATGAAGGACGAAGGAAAGGGTTGCAAAAGCAAAAAGGGATTGGGCAAGATGTAGAAGAACAGACTTCTTACCAGTATGAACAAGGCAGCTTTCAAGATTCATCATAA